The following proteins are encoded in a genomic region of Haloarcula salinisoli:
- a CDS encoding acetoacetate decarboxylase family protein: MASQTDTRNRPSGTGSGQETAATGDTVPLSTGQTVTLPLETTATVTGLVLSADSDAVAARLPDGLEPVRVTPDRAAVTVMAIEYHRIGDDAMRPYDELAVMLAATPRPSPRPLVPLATGEYGGYVHSLPVTTEPARALGDEVWGLPKTVARISHHDEAGRRTTSVVEDGDHVVTVDIARPRTWPANHETTSYAVRDDRLEQLSVDMDGRFGVRPLSSDFEVMSGYHDRSATLRDLNLGDRAIAQFAFEGAVTYGAGRPVV, encoded by the coding sequence ATGGCCTCCCAGACCGACACCCGCAATCGCCCGTCGGGTACCGGAAGCGGGCAGGAGACGGCAGCCACAGGCGACACCGTACCGCTCTCGACAGGGCAGACGGTGACACTACCACTGGAAACGACGGCGACGGTGACTGGGCTCGTCCTCTCTGCCGACAGCGACGCCGTCGCCGCCCGGCTCCCCGACGGCCTCGAACCCGTCCGTGTCACCCCGGACCGGGCCGCAGTCACCGTGATGGCTATCGAGTACCACCGCATCGGCGACGACGCCATGCGCCCCTACGACGAGCTCGCCGTGATGCTGGCCGCCACGCCGCGGCCGTCGCCCCGGCCGCTGGTCCCGCTCGCGACCGGCGAGTACGGCGGCTACGTCCACTCACTGCCGGTGACGACCGAGCCCGCTCGCGCGCTCGGCGACGAAGTCTGGGGACTCCCGAAGACCGTCGCTCGCATCAGCCACCACGACGAGGCGGGCCGGCGCACCACGAGCGTCGTCGAAGACGGCGACCACGTCGTGACGGTCGACATCGCCCGCCCGCGGACCTGGCCGGCCAACCACGAGACGACCAGCTACGCCGTTCGGGACGACCGGCTCGAACAGCTCTCGGTCGACATGGACGGCCGCTTCGGCGTCCGGCCGCTATCGAGCGACTTCGAGGTTATGAGTGGCTACCACGACCGGTCGGCGACGCTGCGGGACCTGAACCTCGGCGACCGCGCCATCGCGCAGTTCGCCTTCGAGGGCGCGGTGACCTACGGCGCCGGGCGGCCGGTGGTATGA
- the hisH gene encoding imidazole glycerol phosphate synthase subunit HisH: MNARQTTAEVVVVDYGLGNLRSVTRGLERAGAEVRLTADPAEFGSADGIVLPGVGAFSEGMDNAGPFRDALEEEAEAGTPLFGICLGMQMLLTTSEEADHAGQGDAEGLDLVPGKNVRFSRDQTVPHMGWNELDVQRDHPLVDGVDGDYAYFVHSYYAVPDDEDAVVATTDYGTDFASIVASEAGNVFGTQFHPEKSGETGLQILRNYVDYCVEQR, translated from the coding sequence ATGAACGCCAGACAGACCACCGCAGAGGTGGTCGTCGTCGATTACGGGCTCGGGAACCTCCGGAGCGTGACCCGCGGGCTGGAGCGGGCCGGCGCCGAGGTGCGGCTTACGGCGGACCCGGCGGAGTTTGGCAGCGCCGACGGCATCGTCCTGCCCGGCGTCGGGGCCTTCTCCGAAGGGATGGACAACGCCGGCCCCTTCCGGGACGCACTCGAAGAAGAGGCCGAGGCGGGGACGCCGCTCTTTGGCATCTGCCTGGGAATGCAGATGCTGTTGACCACGAGCGAGGAGGCCGACCACGCCGGCCAGGGCGACGCCGAGGGGCTCGACCTCGTCCCCGGGAAGAACGTCCGCTTCTCGCGCGACCAGACGGTCCCACACATGGGCTGGAACGAACTCGACGTCCAACGGGACCACCCGCTCGTCGACGGCGTCGATGGGGACTACGCCTACTTCGTCCACTCCTACTACGCCGTCCCCGACGACGAGGACGCGGTCGTCGCCACCACCGACTACGGGACCGACTTCGCCTCCATCGTCGCCTCAGAGGCCGGCAACGTCTTCGGAACCCAGTTCCACCCCGAGAAATCGGGCGAGACCGGGTTGCAGATTCTGCGGAACTACGTCGACTACTGCGTCGAGCAGCGGTGA
- a CDS encoding uracil-DNA glycosylase: MSNMDGLTVTECKRCEALCVSRSQIVNGVGPADADLLFVGEGPGANEDEQGEPFVGRSGDVLDETLREVGLDRADVRITNCVRCRPPENRDPHKAELANCRDYLESEIELVDPELVVTLGKVPGEHLLERDVAVTGEAGDVTDMTVDGGPQPVMICVHPAATLYDPSQKETFRKTLEKAAEFTDGESGQKRLGDY; the protein is encoded by the coding sequence ATGAGCAACATGGACGGGCTCACCGTGACCGAGTGCAAGCGTTGCGAGGCGCTGTGTGTGTCGCGCTCACAGATCGTCAACGGCGTCGGTCCGGCCGACGCGGACCTGCTGTTCGTCGGCGAGGGCCCCGGCGCCAACGAGGACGAGCAGGGTGAGCCGTTCGTCGGCCGCAGCGGCGACGTGCTAGACGAGACGCTACGCGAGGTCGGACTGGACCGGGCCGACGTGCGCATCACCAACTGTGTGCGCTGTCGCCCGCCGGAGAATCGCGACCCGCACAAGGCGGAGCTGGCGAACTGCCGGGACTATCTGGAGAGCGAAATCGAGCTCGTCGACCCCGAACTCGTCGTCACGCTCGGGAAGGTCCCCGGCGAACACCTGCTGGAGCGGGACGTGGCCGTCACGGGCGAGGCCGGCGATGTGACCGACATGACCGTCGACGGCGGGCCACAGCCGGTGATGATTTGTGTGCATCCGGCCGCGACGCTGTACGACCCCAGCCAGAAGGAGACGTTCAGAAAGACGCTGGAGAAAGCGGCGGAGTTTACTGATGGTGAGAGCGGGCAGAAGCGACTCGGAGACTATTAA
- a CDS encoding DUF99 family protein produces MKPGRRALGIAASDRDQRSHLAGAVVRADRAVDGFVFGTCTVGGSDATAAVCDMFDRLDREDLGYIFLSGIAPAWFNLLDLHAIHDHTGLPTLSVSFETSPGLADAIRDAFDSDAVVEDRLATYHAQPDRRELSVNDDTVFVRSVGLDPDEAGGVVRAYTPTGGRPEPLRVARLAARAGAAERAER; encoded by the coding sequence GTGAAACCGGGGCGACGCGCACTGGGCATCGCAGCATCGGACCGCGACCAGCGGAGTCACCTCGCCGGAGCCGTCGTCCGCGCGGACCGGGCGGTCGACGGCTTCGTTTTCGGGACCTGCACCGTCGGCGGGAGCGACGCGACGGCCGCCGTCTGCGATATGTTCGACCGGCTCGACCGCGAGGACCTCGGGTACATTTTTCTGTCCGGCATCGCGCCGGCGTGGTTCAACCTGCTGGACCTCCACGCCATCCACGACCACACCGGGCTGCCGACGCTCTCTGTCTCCTTCGAGACCTCGCCCGGACTCGCCGACGCGATTCGTGACGCGTTTGATAGCGACGCGGTCGTCGAGGACCGCCTCGCGACCTACCACGCCCAGCCCGACCGTCGCGAGCTATCGGTCAACGACGACACGGTGTTCGTCCGTAGCGTCGGGCTCGACCCAGACGAGGCGGGCGGCGTAGTGCGGGCGTACACCCCCACTGGGGGCCGACCGGAGCCGCTCCGCGTGGCCCGGCTCGCGGCGCGAGCGGGGGCAGCCGAGCGGGCCGAGCGCTGA
- a CDS encoding DUF5786 family protein: protein MGFGSYDESEQENQEYDTDFDDDDGLDTEGDAHQGDVEFEFTASNDELLDRLKDIKEEEKQNT, encoded by the coding sequence ATGGGGTTCGGGAGCTACGACGAGTCGGAACAGGAGAACCAGGAGTATGACACAGATTTCGACGACGATGATGGGCTCGACACTGAGGGGGACGCCCATCAGGGGGACGTCGAATTCGAATTCACCGCGTCGAACGACGAACTGCTCGACCGGCTGAAAGATATCAAGGAGGAAGAAAAGCAGAACACGTGA
- a CDS encoding ThuA domain-containing protein, which yields MPSVTVWNEYIHEREDDAVAEVYPDGIHVAIADALAERGHDTQTATLEERDHGLTEDVLDDTDVLVWWGHAAHHRVDDAIVDRVVARVQAGMGLLVLHSAHASKPFTRLLGTPCDLTWREGDERERLWITDPGHPIVDGLDESIVIDETETYGEPFGIPEPDRLVFTSWFEGGEVFRSGCCYRRGRGSIFYFRPGHETYPIYHREDIQTVLDNAVRWAAPSEGADAHGGNRNVDAPESR from the coding sequence ATGCCATCAGTCACAGTCTGGAACGAGTACATCCACGAGCGCGAGGACGACGCGGTCGCCGAAGTGTACCCCGACGGCATCCACGTGGCCATCGCAGACGCACTGGCCGAACGGGGCCACGACACACAGACGGCGACGCTCGAGGAGCGCGACCACGGCCTCACCGAAGACGTCCTCGACGACACCGACGTCCTGGTCTGGTGGGGCCACGCCGCTCACCACCGGGTCGACGACGCTATCGTCGACCGGGTCGTTGCCCGCGTCCAGGCGGGGATGGGACTGCTCGTCCTCCACTCGGCCCACGCCTCGAAACCCTTTACCCGCCTGCTCGGGACACCGTGTGACCTGACCTGGCGCGAGGGCGACGAGCGCGAGCGCCTCTGGATAACGGACCCCGGCCACCCCATCGTCGACGGCCTGGACGAGTCCATCGTCATCGACGAGACGGAGACCTACGGCGAGCCCTTTGGCATCCCGGAACCGGACCGCCTCGTCTTCACCTCGTGGTTCGAGGGCGGCGAAGTGTTCCGCTCGGGCTGTTGTTACCGACGCGGTCGTGGCAGCATCTTCTACTTCCGACCGGGCCACGAGACCTACCCCATCTACCACCGCGAGGACATCCAGACGGTCCTGGACAACGCCGTCCGCTGGGCCGCGCCGAGCGAGGGGGCCGATGCCCACGGTGGGAACCGGAACGTCGACGCGCCGGAGTCACGGTAG
- a CDS encoding MBL fold metallo-hydrolase, whose amino-acid sequence MEVHNVTADAETFTCNAYLALGERTTLVDAGGWEGVVDAIRDHTDTVDAVVLTHQHGDHVQELGRVLEAFDAELYAYGEHPRRDHALDDGDEVLVGGETCEVVYTPGHADDHVSLVSEHSLFSGDVVVHDDGAFEGGSFGRTDRPGQSREREIESIRELLDRMPDGVEGMYSGHGGVFHGDVRGIVEKALERAERREPKYPE is encoded by the coding sequence ATGGAGGTCCACAACGTCACCGCCGACGCAGAGACGTTCACGTGCAACGCCTATCTCGCGCTGGGCGAGCGGACAACGCTGGTCGACGCGGGCGGGTGGGAGGGCGTCGTCGACGCCATCCGCGACCACACAGACACCGTCGACGCGGTAGTGCTAACCCACCAGCACGGCGACCACGTCCAGGAGCTCGGTCGCGTCCTCGAGGCCTTCGACGCGGAGCTGTACGCCTACGGCGAGCATCCCCGCCGGGACCACGCCCTCGACGACGGGGACGAGGTGCTCGTGGGCGGGGAGACCTGCGAGGTGGTGTACACACCGGGCCACGCCGACGACCACGTCTCGCTGGTCTCGGAGCACTCGCTGTTCTCGGGTGACGTGGTGGTCCACGACGACGGCGCCTTCGAGGGGGGCTCCTTCGGCCGGACCGACCGCCCGGGACAGTCACGCGAACGGGAGATAGAGAGCATCAGAGAGCTGCTCGACCGGATGCCCGACGGCGTCGAGGGGATGTACTCGGGCCACGGCGGCGTCTTCCACGGTGACGTCCGGGGTATCGTCGAGAAAGCGTTAGAGCGGGCCGAGCGCCGCGAGCCGAAGTACCCCGAGTAA
- a CDS encoding 50S ribosomal protein L40e, whose product MASFEKASDRILNKQICMRCNARNPQRAQQCRKCGYGNLRPKAKETRSA is encoded by the coding sequence ATGGCCAGCTTCGAGAAAGCGTCAGACCGGATTCTGAACAAGCAGATCTGCATGCGATGTAACGCCCGCAACCCACAGCGCGCCCAGCAGTGCCGGAAGTGCGGCTACGGGAACCTCCGCCCGAAGGCCAAAGAGACCCGCTCCGCATAA
- a CDS encoding DUF367 family protein — translation MELHVRYEGDDDPDKCSARKLARFDLAELHRATRSTPPGIVCNPFADQALSPADAPTAGDGARHDRLVALDCSWETAEREAFDLQGVHRSLPFLVAGNPVNYGTPFQLNTVEAFAGALCILGERDHAERILSKFSWGHTFLELNEEPLERYADCADSSEVVDVQDDYLVEE, via the coding sequence GTGGAGTTACACGTTCGCTACGAGGGCGACGACGACCCCGACAAATGCAGCGCCCGGAAGCTCGCCCGGTTCGACCTGGCCGAGCTCCACCGAGCGACCCGCTCGACACCGCCGGGCATCGTCTGCAACCCCTTCGCCGACCAGGCACTCTCGCCCGCCGACGCGCCGACGGCGGGTGACGGCGCGCGCCACGACCGCCTGGTCGCGCTGGACTGTTCCTGGGAGACCGCCGAGCGCGAGGCCTTTGACCTCCAGGGCGTCCACCGGTCGCTCCCCTTCCTCGTCGCCGGGAATCCGGTCAACTACGGCACCCCGTTCCAGCTCAACACGGTGGAGGCCTTCGCCGGCGCGCTCTGTATCCTGGGCGAGCGTGACCACGCAGAACGAATCCTCTCGAAGTTCTCCTGGGGCCACACCTTCCTCGAACTCAACGAGGAGCCCCTCGAACGGTACGCCGACTGTGCCGATTCGAGCGAGGTCGTCGACGTGCAGGACGACTATCTCGTCGAGGAGTGA